In Sulfolobales archaeon, the genomic window GAGGATCATCTTTCTATCTTTATAGACAAGCATTGCCTCCCCGTTCTCATACTGATCGTATCTCCTGTCCCAGCCGATGAGCTTAAGCCCCCCTACCCACGATCTCCACATAGCCATCCTCAACCCTATAGCTAGATCCCGGGCGAAGCATCATCGATAGCTCCTTAACTCTTGGTTTCTTTCCCCTCTAGGCTTCCTCTACCAAGACATGGCTATTGCCAGTGCATCCCTATAGCAGTCCAAAGCCATTTTCAATGGTAATCCGAAGACCTCCTTTGATCTCTCTGTAGAAGGCTCTGTAGACATATCCCTAAGTGTTTTTAAGTTTGAGCTCAGGATCTTATAGAGGACATACTTCAGGGCCACCCTGTATCTCTCAAGGAGCTCCACAGTCCCCAGCTCTGGACTACCCTCACACCTATTGAAAAGGATTAGCCTCCTCAACACTAGAGACCATAGAGCATCTAGAAGGAAATCTTAGAAGCCTTAGAAGCATCTATCCCTGTCATAAATGTCAGGGCTTCCAGTTATAATTGAGTCGATCGAGGATAGACCCTTCGTCGAGACGCTAGAGTTTGAGTATAGGAACAAGAATAGGCTAATTGCTATTTCTTTCCAGTAATAAAATTAGCTGGTATATAGCTATGGAAGAGGTATCCATAGAATTTTCTATAGTCTCTTAATTTCATGAAGTGATTGTGCTCATTTTCTCATTAATATCACTCCTATATGTCACTATTGCAACCTCAAACCCCATTAACCACTTTAATAACTTCTAAGCGCAATACATAAAAATATGTAGAAAGCAGCATATAATTCTCATAATATATATTATATAATTTGTATATTATATAATTATTAATGGTCAAGGCGTTAACTATAGAATCAACTATGAAGTGATTATAAAGTACTCACCACAAGAGCCAGGTCTATTGGGGTGCCACTGTTACAGGGAACTAATATTGTGGCCAAGCAAATCTAGGTCTCATGAGTCTCGGAACTTCAGGTTCGCTACTAGCACTAGGTTTTAGATGCCCAACTATAACTAAACACAAGTTCACAGTATTAGTGTATTGTAATTATTTAGAGTATAGGATCTTATATTAAGGCATTTTATCTAGCGTGCCTCTAAGATCTGACCCTTCTGCTCATTATCTCCTTAAGATCTCCGTGGTACTTCAGTAAGGTTTGATACTCGTTCTCGTAATATATCTCAATAGATCTAGATGTGTACTTCTTGGCTATCTCTAAAACAAATCTAGATGCTGGTTCTAAGGAGCTTAAATCTGTTACCCCCGTAGCAGATCCAGGTATAACGCTCTCAGAAGTTATTGCAACACCCATCACTGGTGTATCTGTATATAGCCATGGTTGTAGAATGCTGTTAATATGTTTCACAGGTGTTGAAAAGGGGACTATATCTTGCATAGTTATAGGCACAAGGATCGGGGGCCTACCAGCTATCCAGCTATATATCTCAAGCACCTCTTCAGTAGGCCTCAAGATCCACCCCCTGACAACCACAGGTGTTATGGCGAACCCCCTTATCTTTATAACCTTATTCCCCTTGGTGGCATCGATCGAGATATGGGCGTCGACACTCTCATCGACTTCCCTCATTAACAGCTGATCTAGATCCACCGGTGAATCCATCATGGGAGCAGGCTTCTCGGGCCTTATAGGCGAGTTTGTAGATATATGAGTCGCTATAACAAATCTACCCATAAGCTCTTCTCCCCGAGAGCACATTCTCCCAAGCTTTTCTGCAACAGCGAGAGCCACTATAGCCCCATCAGCATCCGACACCATGCCTATTAAATGGGGTCTAGCACCCACACCTCCTAATCTACCTATGATACCTATTCCCCTTCCCCCGCCGAAGTCGAATACTATTTTCGTAAATAGGGTTTCTCCTTTTTCACCTTTTAATCTCTCGAAATGTATTGATGCTTCTCTGCACCCACTCACCAACTGTTCTATATCCTCTTCACCAACTCTTGGCGCGTCGAGGATATCTATTACTCTGATCACGCTCGGTGCCATAGACATTGCTATCCCACCAGGAGCTCCTTCAAATAGACCCTTATATCTCTTCCAATAGCCCTTACCACCTGATCGTAGGATTCCGGATATCTCAGCCCAGAGCCTAGTCTAAGTTTCTTCCACCTTATTACTACTATATTGAATCTAGATCCTTCTTTCAGATCTTTGCTCAATAGGGGAAGCCCAGTTGTTAGATCGATCATGGATATGAGATCAGGAAATACAGCTATAATCCCACTAGAATCTTCTAGATATATGTTTTCATTAGCATATACTAATATATAGTCCATATTACCACATTTAATTCTCACTCTCCCATAGTCCAGGCCTTCTCTTATCTCAGAGAAACTTTCAATAACTTGACACCCCTCTATAACTGCTCCAGAGTATTTCTCAGCTATTCTATAGCTAAGCTCCAGGGGATCTGATCTATAATTAGAGATCATAGATCCTAGCTCGAAGGCTAGGGCAATAGCTCCGGGAGCACCGTTATCCTTGACATAGCTAATATATATAGGGTTTCTCGCAGTAGCCACCACACCCTTCATGGATACTATGCTTCTGAGTATATTGATGACTTCTTCCAGAGAACCCTTTAATACAGCAGATCCTCGGGATCGATCCCCAGCTATTCCCCACCTAGCAGCGATAATCGACACATAGCCTGAGAGCCTTTGGAGCCCCATAGAACCCATTAAAACTGTTGGATGAGCTCTGCCATTACATGGTGCATCTATAACTGGGATTTCCAGTAAAATAGATGCTGGGAAAGGAGATAACGTGTTCACAGCACCTATTTCAGAGCTTATTAAACCATCAATAGGTTTTCCAATAGCTTTCTCCAAATCTCTAACCGATCCTACAAGGTTAGCTATTAAGGAGGATCTTGTCCATGTATCTATGCTCTGAGGCCCCACAATAGATGTGGTAACTACTATCGCATCTGGCCTTACCTCATCCACAGATCTTATCTCAACATATCCTAGTCTAGCAAATATCTTGGCTAGCTCAAGCCCAAGCACTAGATCGCCCCCACCTCCACCGCCAAGAAATGCTGAGCCGAGTACAAGCTTTTCCATCTTATCCTCGCTATCTATGAGAAGAACCATTTTATATCCTCCATATACCTTTCTCTATTATGATTTTTCTATCAGCATATAATGTAGGTTTTAAGAGAACCATATCTATGTGGATCCCTGCTTTTACCCTACCCCCAAAGGTGCTGTTATCGCCCAAAGCTAGATGTACAGTTCCAAAAATCTTCTCATCCTCAAGAACAACACCGCTCAACCTTGCTGCGGAGTTGCATCCTATGCCAAGCTCAGCTGGAAAGTTAAAGGCGTCTTCGCTTCTCATAGATGCTAATAACTCATATAGTCTTCTAGCCTCGGAACCTCCACTGATTTCCTTGGCACGCCCACGCTCCACAATAATTTTAACATGTTCTTTAACCACCCCTATTCCTCCTGAAATGCTTCCATCAACAACAACGACACCATTAGCTGTCCCCTCAAGAGGTGCCACATAAACCTCACCAGCAGGTAGATTTCCCCACATGCCAGGCTTATCATATATGCCCCCGTCTAGATGGAATTCTCTACCACTAACAGAGAAGGATATATCTGTTCCCTGCTCACTCGTTATCCTTATCTCGGAGCATCCCTTCAGAGCCTCAAAAAGCTTTTCGCATAGAGGTATAACATCGGCTTTATAGTTAATCGAAAGTGTTCTAAGAAATATTTCTTCAGTTATACCTGGCATCGTAGCTCCTCTAGATCCTTTATCTGTAACCTGTCTCCTAGCTTGGGTATGTGTTAAACTATATTTAGTAGGCGCTATAAATACATCGCTTTCTAGCCACGCTGCCCTTACAGGGTCTGGAGGCTCCTCACCATTCCTGCTTCTCGGCTTCATAGTTATTAAAACGGCTTCAGCCCCTAGCTCGAGACCTGCTTGGAAGAGGGCATAGCCGATGTTAATCTTCTCTGTGTCTGTGATTACTAGAAACCTCTCTCCTGCTGATAGGCCTAGATTTATTTTAACTATATTTTTCGCTATATCTAGAAGATCCTTTCTATGAATGCTTAAAACCTGGGTCATCGATCTTACCCTAATATCTTCTAAGTTTTTTATCTAACTCGACTAGATCTCTATGAACGAATCTACCGCCACTTGCTATAAGCTCATCATCGTAGTAGACGTCCGGATTATAGACGCCAAGATCTGTATGTGCCTTAGCCAGCCCTATTTTCCCTTTGAATTTAAGGCTCTGCGATCCGAAGCCAAATTCTATTCCACCATATATCCTTTCATCCTCTAGCGGGAGGCCTCTTAGCCTTGCTCTTGGATGAAAGCCCCATGAAACGTGTGCGATATAATACATTTTATCATCTTTAAAGGAGGCTAGCCATTTCTCAAATATCTTGGCTTCGATACCCCCCTCAATCTTTACAATCCTTCCTTCCTTAACAACCAACTTGACAGGGTTCTTCAGAACTCCTAGATCACTTGGAGGCCATATAAATGTATCAGCCACTATTACGCCTTCAAAACTATCCTCCTTAGGCGCCCATGATATTTGACCTCCTAGAGGCTTGTAGATCCCCTTCTCACGTAATATTCCATCGTTGTGGAATACAGGTCTCGATGGATCGTTCTCAAAAGCTATATCTGTTCCAGACACACTTTTAATTCTAATAATCTTCGCTTGCCTAGTAAGCTCTGTTAACTTATCACCTAGTTCACACATTGTGCTATAATCAACCCTCCCTATAAGTCTGATCATCATATCAGGATCCATCCCCGTGAGCTCTAATATCCTAGCCCCCGCTCTCATTGCTTCATTATATGCTTTTGTATGCAGTATATACATGAGTGGCAAGCTTATTATCACATCGCTGGATCTCATCGCCTCTGCAACATGCCTAGGAGGCTCGATATCTACTTCATCTCTCGTCTCATATATCGTGATCGATGGTTCTGCACCAAGTGTATACGATGCAGATGCTAAGGCTTTAATCATCTCCCAATCAATAGCTGTATCTGCTAATATCAAAATGTTTTCTCCTTGCTTCACAAGAGCTAGATCCTTTACAGTTTTCATAGCCGCCTTGTAGAGCTCCATGAAGTAGCTCATATAGACCGCCGAGATTCAATAATAGACCAGGAATATATATTATATTGTGATTATAATTATAGCATAGTTAGTTATTCTCAGCTATTTAAGAGAAGAGGTTCCCATTATACATTGGCATATATTTATTACATCTAAGGACTATGTATTGCGTGGGGAACCATATGGTAAGAATAGGTCTTGTTACAATAGGTCAGTCACCTAGAAAAGATATAACGGATGATCTGATCAAGATCCTGCCTCCAGAAGTAGAACTAGTAGAGGCTGGAGCGCTAGATGATCTCACATTAGAAGAGATTAAGAGGAAACTGTCTCCTGACCCTGGAGATGTTGTATATGTAACGCGGTTGAGGGATGGAACAGAGGTTAAGGTTTCAAAAGAGAAGATCTTAGATCTGATGAGAGTTAAGATAGATCTTTTAGACTCAAAGGGAGTCGATATAATAGCTATACTCTGCTCTGGTGAGTTCCCAGAATTTAAAGCAAGTGTTCCAATACTATATCCAGATAAAATATTGAAAGGCATAGTATCAGGAGTTAAATATAGAGGCAAAACAGCGGTTCTAATACCGGCTAGAGAACAGATAAGCTATGCAAGGGATAAGTGGTCTCCATATCTAGAAAATCCAGATATAATAGCAATATCGCCATATACCTCTACACCAGAGGATTTTATTAGAATTGGAAGAACATTTAAAGAGCATATGGTTGGATTTGCCGTTATGGATTGTATGGGGTATTCACTAAATCATAAGAGGATCATAAAACAGATATCACCACTAACAAGGATTATAACCTCGAGAGGAGCCTTAGCCAGAGCTCTTTCAGAGATGGTTGATAGCCTGAATCTAAATAAGTAAATAAAAACAGTTGCAATTGAAAGTTAAAAGCTCATCTCCTTCTTAGTCTAAGTGCTATAAACAGCGCTACTATTATAACTATAATTGCTATAGCGATATAGATCATCGTGTTAGCTGTGGGGGCACCTATTAGAGGTGTTAGAGTTGGGGTAGGTGTTAATGCCGCTGTAAGAGTAGCTGTAGCTATGGGTCCAGGTGCTGGTGTAGTGGTAGCTATAGGTGTAGGTGTTTGTGTCGCTAGTGTCTTTAGAAATACCTTTTCAGGTCTCATGTAGTTTGTACCAAATCCGTTCTCCCATACACCTGGCTGTAGCTCGTCCGAAAATGCTGCATTTAGTAGTGCTACAAAGGTTCTCGAAACAAGCCACACAGCTGGCTGGTCATTAACTATTATATTTAGGGCTTGTCTGACAAGCTCTATCTGCTTAGCTCTATCCAGCTCTTTCTCAGCTGCGAAAAGTAATTGCTCGGCCTTTGGATTGCTATATCCCATCGCATTCGACCAGGATGCCCTTACTATACCTCTGCTCGTGTAATACTGGATAAAGTACGCAGGGCCTGGGCCGTGTACGAATGGGAATATACTCATATCGAAATCCCAGTTTCTGAAAACCGTTTGATGCCATGCAGCAGTATCTAATGTTATTATTTGCACATCTATTCCAACCTGCCTTAGAAAGTCTCTTATAAGTTCTGCCTCCTTTACATACCATGGGTAAGATGTTGAATCTATTGTTAGTCTCAGCTTAAATCTTATTCCGTCAGGACCTCTCTTATATCCTGCCTCATCTAGAAGCCTGTTAGCCTCTTCAGGATTATAGCTGGGCTGCTTAGCATCTGGATAGAACATTGCGGTAGCAGGTGCTCGTGAAACCATAGTGTCTAGAGGTTCTACCTTGCCAAAATATACGACCTCAGCAATCGCTGATCTATTTATAGCCATCGCAATAGCCTTCCTAACCCTTACATCCTTCAACGGTGCAGCCCCTTCTGGATGTAGGTTGAATCCCAGCACATCTAGCGAGCCTCCAGGGCTTGGGAAGAACCAAACCTTCTTTCCAGGTAACTTACCCTCTTTTATCATCCTTTCTAGTTGTACAGCATGTGCAAAGGTTATACCGTAGTTCCATACAAAGTCTATCTCTCCTCGTTGGAATGCTAGCATCATAGCCTCAGAGCTCGGTATTATTTTATAAATAATCCTGTCGAGATATGGAAGACCCTTCTTCCAATACTTATCATTCCTCTCAAGAACTATATATTGTCCCTTAACCCATTCTTTAAATTTAAAAGGTCCAGTTCCTACGGGCTTTGTATTATATGGATTAGTAGCTATATCTGTCCCCTCATAGAGGTGCTTAGGACTTATACATGTGCCCGACCCTCCGAAATATCCTGGATAGAGGATTAACCCCCATGTTGTGTTAAACCTAAATACAACTGTATAGTTGTCAGGTGTATCTATACCCTCGAGATATTTCCACATACCAGCTATAAAGCTATTAAAGACAGGCCCTATTTTCTCATATGAGAACTTAACGTCTTGGGATGTAAATGGCACGCCATCATGCCATGTAGCGTTTCTCACAAGGTAGAAGACCACGAGCATTTTGCTATCGTTGGTCTTTATAATCTGCCATGATTCCGCTAGATCTGGAACCCATTCAAGAGTTTGTGGATCGAAATCTACTAGCGAGTTACAGATAGGAGTTACAACCTGGTAGTAAGTCCATGTAGGGCTTCCTGTGAGGACTAGGTTGGGGGGTTCAGAAGGTATGCCTATAACAAGGGTGCCACCATATACAGGAGTTACACTTTGAGATTCAGCATTAATAGTATTTATAGCTATTCCCATCCCCATTATTAATGCTAATATACTTAATATCCCAAGGATCTTTATATATGGTCTAGATCCAACGATACCTCTTCACCATGTTAAGTATTAAATAGTCCCTTAATATACTTAGTTATAGATCTTCTGAGGGGTTAGTGGGAAAAGCCTATCGAACCCTTAAACGAGGATTTATATAATCTATTAATCCATCTCCGAGTAAGTTAAAGCCTATTATAAGCAAAGATAGTATAAGCCCTGGAAAGGCTGCTATCCACCAGGATGTTGTGAGGTATTGCTGGGCTATATTTAGAAGCTGTCCTAGGCTAGGGATATTGGGATCACTAATGCCTAAGAAGCCTAAACCTGCCTCTATAAGTATATTATTGCTCATTTGGAGAACAACATAGGGTATTATAGCTGGTAATGAATTAGGTAATATATGTACAAATATGATCCTACGATCACTGACCCCTAATGCTCTTGCAACCTCCACAAAAGCTTGTTCTTTCACTCTTAGAAACTCTGCTCGTGTCATTCTCGCAATCCCTGGCCAACTTGTAACCCCTATCGCAAGCATTATATTATATATATTCGGGCCAAGTATAGTTGCTATTAATAGAGCTAAGAGGAAGGACGGAATTATAAAGGCCATATCGGTTATCCTCATAAGCACGTCTCCCAGAACCCTTCCATAATAACCTGCCACAGCTCCTATCAATATTCCTATTAATGTTGCTATTGTTGTTGATAAAGCTCCCACAATAAGAGAGGTTCTTAATCCATAAATAGAATTAGTATAGATATCCCTACCGAGATCATCTGTGCCAAACGGGTTACTCGGGTTAGGAGGTAGAAATGGATTTGCTACAAGGGTCTTAAGCGGTGGATACCAGGTTATTAGGGGTGCTGCAGCAGCTATAATTATTAAAGACGATACAATTGTTGCTCCTGTTAAGATTCTTTTGTTTGATAAAATAGCCTGTGTCAATATTGAGAAAAAATATATCGTCTTTTTCATAAGCTTTTTCATGCTTCTCACTACACCCCCCTCCTAGTCCTTGGATCTAGGATCATATATAGAAGATCAACTATGAAATTAGCAATAATTATTATTAGGGATCCATAGATGAATATCCCAAGCATTACCGGATAATCCCTAA contains:
- a CDS encoding ABC transporter permease, translating into MKKLMKKTIYFFSILTQAILSNKRILTGATIVSSLIIIAAAAPLITWYPPLKTLVANPFLPPNPSNPFGTDDLGRDIYTNSIYGLRTSLIVGALSTTIATLIGILIGAVAGYYGRVLGDVLMRITDMAFIIPSFLLALLIATILGPNIYNIMLAIGVTSWPGIARMTRAEFLRVKEQAFVEVARALGVSDRRIIFVHILPNSLPAIIPYVVLQMSNNILIEAGLGFLGISDPNIPSLGQLLNIAQQYLTTSWWIAAFPGLILSLLIIGFNLLGDGLIDYINPRLRVR
- a CDS encoding AroM family protein, with translation MVRIGLVTIGQSPRKDITDDLIKILPPEVELVEAGALDDLTLEEIKRKLSPDPGDVVYVTRLRDGTEVKVSKEKILDLMRVKIDLLDSKGVDIIAILCSGEFPEFKASVPILYPDKILKGIVSGVKYRGKTAVLIPAREQISYARDKWSPYLENPDIIAISPYTSTPEDFIRIGRTFKEHMVGFAVMDCMGYSLNHKRIIKQISPLTRIITSRGALARALSEMVDSLNLNK
- a CDS encoding aminopeptidase yields the protein MTQVLSIHRKDLLDIAKNIVKINLGLSAGERFLVITDTEKINIGYALFQAGLELGAEAVLITMKPRSRNGEEPPDPVRAAWLESDVFIAPTKYSLTHTQARRQVTDKGSRGATMPGITEEIFLRTLSINYKADVIPLCEKLFEALKGCSEIRITSEQGTDISFSVSGREFHLDGGIYDKPGMWGNLPAGEVYVAPLEGTANGVVVVDGSISGGIGVVKEHVKIIVERGRAKEISGGSEARRLYELLASMRSEDAFNFPAELGIGCNSAARLSGVVLEDEKIFGTVHLALGDNSTFGGRVKAGIHIDMVLLKPTLYADRKIIIEKGIWRI
- a CDS encoding DUF917 family protein, with the translated sequence MVLLIDSEDKMEKLVLGSAFLGGGGGGDLVLGLELAKIFARLGYVEIRSVDEVRPDAIVVTTSIVGPQSIDTWTRSSLIANLVGSVRDLEKAIGKPIDGLISSEIGAVNTLSPFPASILLEIPVIDAPCNGRAHPTVLMGSMGLQRLSGYVSIIAARWGIAGDRSRGSAVLKGSLEEVINILRSIVSMKGVVATARNPIYISYVKDNGAPGAIALAFELGSMISNYRSDPLELSYRIAEKYSGAVIEGCQVIESFSEIREGLDYGRVRIKCGNMDYILVYANENIYLEDSSGIIAVFPDLISMIDLTTGLPLLSKDLKEGSRFNIVVIRWKKLRLGSGLRYPESYDQVVRAIGRDIRVYLKELLVG
- a CDS encoding ABC transporter substrate-binding protein, whose translation is MGIAINTINAESQSVTPVYGGTLVIGIPSEPPNLVLTGSPTWTYYQVVTPICNSLVDFDPQTLEWVPDLAESWQIIKTNDSKMLVVFYLVRNATWHDGVPFTSQDVKFSYEKIGPVFNSFIAGMWKYLEGIDTPDNYTVVFRFNTTWGLILYPGYFGGSGTCISPKHLYEGTDIATNPYNTKPVGTGPFKFKEWVKGQYIVLERNDKYWKKGLPYLDRIIYKIIPSSEAMMLAFQRGEIDFVWNYGITFAHAVQLERMIKEGKLPGKKVWFFPSPGGSLDVLGFNLHPEGAAPLKDVRVRKAIAMAINRSAIAEVVYFGKVEPLDTMVSRAPATAMFYPDAKQPSYNPEEANRLLDEAGYKRGPDGIRFKLRLTIDSTSYPWYVKEAELIRDFLRQVGIDVQIITLDTAAWHQTVFRNWDFDMSIFPFVHGPGPAYFIQYYTSRGIVRASWSNAMGYSNPKAEQLLFAAEKELDRAKQIELVRQALNIIVNDQPAVWLVSRTFVALLNAAFSDELQPGVWENGFGTNYMRPEKVFLKTLATQTPTPIATTTPAPGPIATATLTAALTPTPTLTPLIGAPTANTMIYIAIAIIVIIVALFIALRLRRR
- a CDS encoding DUF1177 family protein, yielding MSMAPSVIRVIDILDAPRVGEEDIEQLVSGCREASIHFERLKGEKGETLFTKIVFDFGGGRGIGIIGRLGGVGARPHLIGMVSDADGAIVALAVAEKLGRMCSRGEELMGRFVIATHISTNSPIRPEKPAPMMDSPVDLDQLLMREVDESVDAHISIDATKGNKVIKIRGFAITPVVVRGWILRPTEEVLEIYSWIAGRPPILVPITMQDIVPFSTPVKHINSILQPWLYTDTPVMGVAITSESVIPGSATGVTDLSSLEPASRFVLEIAKKYTSRSIEIYYENEYQTLLKYHGDLKEIMSRRVRS